One genomic window of Streptomyces sp. NBC_01498 includes the following:
- a CDS encoding Crp/Fnr family transcriptional regulator yields MVRVPIPGDDGLDDRVPYLARLEATEREALLTLGREMRFAPRAELLREYEPSAHILLVLQGWTKVTAAAANGYVMLLALRGPGDIIGESASLTGRPRSATVTALEAVRAVVIDHDGFQKYLADHPEAMLKLLGLASDRSRAGDRRRLEFASLTVRERLAALLLELARTHGRRIPEGIELAVPLSKMELAGSIGASREMVQRLFKDLREREVIVTGRRTLIILRPDVLRRVGGSG; encoded by the coding sequence GTGGTACGCGTACCCATTCCCGGCGACGACGGACTCGACGACCGGGTCCCGTATCTGGCGCGACTCGAAGCGACGGAACGTGAGGCGCTGCTCACCCTGGGGCGCGAGATGCGATTCGCACCTCGTGCGGAACTGCTGCGCGAGTACGAGCCGTCGGCCCACATCCTGCTGGTCCTCCAGGGCTGGACCAAGGTCACGGCCGCAGCCGCCAACGGCTACGTGATGCTCCTGGCACTCCGCGGACCCGGCGACATCATCGGCGAGTCGGCCAGCCTCACCGGCAGACCACGCTCGGCCACCGTGACCGCGCTCGAAGCAGTACGGGCCGTCGTGATCGACCACGACGGATTCCAGAAATATCTGGCCGATCACCCCGAGGCCATGCTCAAGCTGCTGGGCCTCGCCAGCGACCGGAGCCGAGCTGGCGACCGCCGCCGCTTGGAGTTCGCCTCACTCACCGTACGAGAACGTCTTGCCGCGCTGTTGCTGGAACTGGCCAGGACACACGGCCGCCGCATCCCCGAAGGCATCGAACTGGCCGTACCCCTGAGCAAGATGGAACTCGCGGGCTCCATCGGCGCCTCACGAGAAATGGTGCAGCGCCTCTTCAAGGATCTGCGTGAGCGCGAGGTCATCGTGACCGGCCGTCGGACACTGATCATCCTCCGTCCGGACGTGCTGCGCCGGGTGGGCGGCAGCGGCTGA